One part of the Rutidosis leptorrhynchoides isolate AG116_Rl617_1_P2 chromosome 1, CSIRO_AGI_Rlap_v1, whole genome shotgun sequence genome encodes these proteins:
- the LOC139852453 gene encoding uncharacterized protein encodes MLKIKNSARKLKPDGKPLRSRCTNCASSSQSHLGQKRSRSQEERSKQNNSLLQSSTPNKEGSCSFNSINSDGVYEFGCRLGLKWQKKHTLQGFGCGKDSKFGPIKKLIAKEKLEVIALQETKLNAVNDTWIQSLWGSNDCEFIQQEKIGKSGGQLLVWDLNVFEAIDVIRFDRVIGVRGKWKSNRSIINILNIYGPHDDSKKKRLWDSLSNMLKDNDETWILCGDFNEVREQTERFNCVFVESRARLFNKFIQSNNLIDLPLGGRLYTRVIDRFLVTDSILSLWNNLSVVALDRKESDHCPIVLKDGEKNYGPKSFKIFDAWLDEEEIMQIITDAWHKADVCSQVRKDRYFMLKLKSVKDVLKSCNNKKYRQLDCEIDMHKNVARNLELKAETCTLTVGELETWKNAWKCWLDKEKTKASMLKQKARVRWMLEGDENTKYFHSVIRNNYNKRNIRGLIINGAWNDNPEKVKYEAFRHFSLVFKEPSNVRPSLEELSYPSITVDEAATLESTFTEDEILEAVNECGSSKAPDPDGLI; translated from the exons ATGTTAAAAATCAAGAACTCGGCCAGGAAGTTAAAACCAGACGGTAAACCTCTTCGATCGAGATGCACCAATTGTGCTAGTTCCAGTCAATCTCATTTAGGCCAGAAGAGAAGTAGATCGCAAGAGGAGCGAAGCAAACAAAACAATTCACTCCTGCAAAGCAGCACTCCTAATAAGGAAGGCTCATGTTCCTTTAATTCCATCAATTCAGATGGGGTATATGAATTTGGATGCCGTTTGGGATTAAAATGGCAAAAGAAACATACTTTACA GGGTTTTGGGTGTGGAAAGGATAGCAAATTTGGCCCGATTAAAAAATTGATAGCTAAAGAAAAACTCGAAGTTATAGCACTTCAGGAAACAAAATTAAACGCTGTCAATGATACGTGGATCCAGTCTCTCTGGGGTTCAAATGACTGCGAATTTATTCAACAAGAAAAGATTGGGAAGTCTGGTGGCCAATTATTAGTTTGGGATTTGAACGTTTTCGAGGCTATTGACGTTATTAGGTTTGATCGGGTTATTGGTGTAAGAGGAAAATGGAAAAGTAATCGGTCCATCATCAATATACTTAACATCTACGGGCCACATGATGATTCAAAGAAAAAAAGACTGTGGGATTCACTATCGAATATGCTAAAGGATAATGATGAGACTTGGATTCTATGCGGCGACTTCAATGAAGTTAGGGAACAAACCGAACGATTCAATTGCGTGTTTGTGGAAAGTAGGGCGAGGTTGTTTAATAAGTTCATTCAATCCAACAATCTAATAGACTTACCACTTGGTGGAAGGCTATACACGCGTGTCATTGATCGCTTTCTCGTGACGGATAGTATCCTatcattatggaataatttatccgTGGTAGCACTAGATAGAAAGGAGTCGGACCACTGTCCTATTGTGTTGAAAGATGGCGAAAAAAACTATGGTCCGAAATCGTTCAAAATATTCGACGCATGGTTGGATGAAGAAGAGATTATGCAAATCATTACTGATGCATGGCATAAGGCTGATGTATGTTCGCAGGTACGCAAGGATCGTTACTTTATGTTGAAGCTTAAAAGTGTTAAGGATGTTCTTAAATCATGTAATAATAAAAAGTACAGGCAGCTTGATTGTGAAATCGATATGCATAAAAATGTGGCTCGAAATTTAGAATTGAAGGCAGAAACATGTACCTTAACCGTGGGCGAGCTTGAGACATGGAAAAATGCATGGAAGTGTTGGTtggataaagaaaaaactaaagcgAGTATGTTAAAACAAAAAGCACGGGTTAGATGGATGCTAGAGGGGGATGAAAACACCAAGTATTTTCATTCGGTTATCCGAAACAATTACAATAAACGCAACATTCGAGGATTAATTATCAATGGGGCTTGGAATGATAATCCGGAAAAAGTCAAGTATGAGGCTTTTCGTCATTTCAGTTTGGTTTTTAAAGAACCCTCTAATGTGAGGCCATCATTGGAAGAACTCTCA